The Mesorhizobium loti DNA segment GGCGCCGCCGCCGCGCTTGATCATTTCCGGAATGCCGAAATGGGCGGTCAGGTAGATCGAGCCGACATTGACCGTCATCGCCCGATTCCAGGTTTCCCAATCGGTCGTCGTCGCGGTTCCGTAGGGATGGACCGCCGCGGAATTGACGATGACGTCGATGCCGCCGAATCTCGCGACGCCGGCTGCGACCGCGTCACGCACCTGATCGGAAACGGACACGTCGACCGTTTGCACCAGCGCACTCGCTCCGGCCTTGGCAAGGCTTTCCTGCATGGCGGCATTGGCGGCCCGGTCGATGCCGCAGGCGATGATCGCCGCACCTCCCTGCGCCAGCCGTCTGGCGGTGGCGAGCGCGATGCCGGTCGTTCCCGTCACCAATGCCACCTTGCCGTCGAAATCCTTCATCGCGGGAGCTCCTTCATGCGCCATCAAAAAACGTGGTTCTGAGTTTGACACTCATCGGTGTCAAACAATAGGTTGCCGGTCTCTCGCAAAAAGGAAAGCGGTAATGGAACAGTGCTGGCGCTGGTATGGTCCCGATGATCCGGTGACACTCGATCATGTCAGGCAGGCTGGCGCCACCGGCGTGGTTTCAGCGCTTCACCACATCTACGATGGCAGGGCCTGGCCCGAAGCCGATGTGCTCGAGCGCAAGCGGATCATCGAGGCCGCCGGCCTGACATGGTCGGTGGTCGAGAGCATCCCGGTCCACAATTCCTTCAAGATCGGCGCGCCGGAACGCGAGCGCTATGCCGGCTACTATCGCGACAGCATCCGCACGCTCGCCAAGGCCGGCATCAAGACGATCTGCTATAATTTCATGCCGGTGGTGGACTGGACCCGCACCGACCTCATGTATCGCCTGCCGACAACCGGCTATGCCTTGCGTTTCGACGCCATCGACTTTGCCGCCTATGATCTTTTCGTGCTGCAGCGCAAGGATGGCGCGGCCAGCTATACGCCGGCACGGATCGCCGAAGCCGAGAAGCGGCTGAAGGCGTTGACGTCAGAGCAGGTCGACCAGATCGAGCGCAACCTCATCGCCGGCCTGCCGGCGACCGAGCGCAAGTATGACCGCGACAGTTTTCGCGAGGCTTTGGCCGAGTATGACGGGATCGGGCCGAAGGAGTTGCGCGACAACCTCGCCTGGTTCCTGCGCGAGATCATTCCGGTGGCGCAAGAGGAAGGGGTGCGCATGTGCATCCATCCCGACGACCCGCCCTTTTCGCTCTATGGCCTGCCGCGCGTCGTTTCGACCGCGCAGGACGCGCGTTTCATCCTCGACGCCGTCGACAGCCCGGCCAATGGGCTGACCTTCTGCACCGGCTCCTACGGCACGCGCGCCGACAACGACATTGTCGCCATGGTCAAGGAATTCGCCGACCGCATCCATTTCGTCCATTTGCGCAACATCACGATCGAGGAGGATGGCTCGTTCTACGAAGCCGAGCATCTCGAAGGCGGCACGGACATGGCGCATGTGATCCTGGCTCTGATGCAGGAGGAGGCGCGCCGCCGCAAGGAGGGCCGTGCCGACTGGCGCATCCCGATGCGGCCGGACCACGGCCACCTGCTCGCCGACGACATCGGCAAGAAGAAGATCAATCCCGGCTACTCGCTGATCGGCCGGCTGAAAGGCCTCGCTGAACTGCGTGGCATCATGCGCGCCGTGGAGAAGTTCGGGTTGGCCTGATTGAAGCTCTTGCCTAAGGTGTGTTGAGATTCAGGTCAGGCCGAGCCGAAAATGGTGGTTTTCGAGAACCGGAGCGGAGCGGACATTCGGGTCCGTGAGCACCGGAAGCGCGGAAAGCCGCCGTTTGCAGGCCGGCATCACCTGAATATCAACATACCTCAATGCAGGTGCCTGAGCTTGTCGGGATTGCGCACGACGTAGATCGCCGCGATCTTGCCGTCCTCGATGTCGAGTGCGGTGGTCTGGAACTCGCCATCGGCTTCCAGCGTGACGAACCCGGGCAATCCGTTGATGAAACCGACGCGGACAAGTTTCGAAGCATGCGTGCGCAACCAGGCCGCCACGCGCTCGTACTGCGCCATCACGGCATCGAAACCGAGGGCCGGTTGCGTGGCTGCAGGACGCTTGCCGCCACCGTCGGCATGGGCGATGACATCGGTCGTCAACATGGTGCCAAGCGCCTTCATGTCACCGCTGCGCGAGGCCGCGAAAAAGGCCTCGGCAAGCTCCAGGCCGCGTTGCCCTTCCACCGTGAAGCGAGGCCGCGCCTCGCGGACATGGCCGCGCGCCCGGGCCGCCAGTTGCCGGCAGGCCGCCGGGTCGCGCTCGATGGCGGCCGCGACCTCGTCGAACCCGAGCCCGAACACATCGTGCAGCAGAAAGGCCGCCCGTTCGAGCGGAGACAGGCGTTCCAGCACCAGCATAAGCGGCAAGGTGACGTCTTCCACCTCGTCCTCTTCCACCAAGGGATCGGGAAGCCAGGGGCCGACATAGGTCTCGCGCTGGCGCCGCGCGGATTTGAGCTGATCGAGACAGAGCCGCGTCACCGTGCGGCGCAGGAATGCCTCGGGTTCGCGCACCGCGGCGCGGTCGGCCTTCATCCAGCGGATGAAGGCCTCCTGCACCGCATCCTCGGCGTCCGACACCGAGCCCAGCATGCGGTAGGCGACACGCATGAGCTTGTGCCGCAGCGGGCCGAAGCCTGCTGCCGCATCGTCGGGCGCTGAGCTCGTCATCAGGCCGCGGCCACCCGGGCGGCCTTCACGGCGGCCGGGTCGGCATACAGGCCGAAACCGACGGCGATACGGTTCCAGGCGTTGATGATGTTGATCGTCAAGGTGAGCTTGATCTGCTCCTCCTCCGTGAAATGCGCCTTCAGCTCTTCATAGGCGCCTGCGCGGCCGGTGTCTTCCGAAAGCCGGGTCAGTGCCTCGGTCCAGGCAAGGGCCGCGCGTTCACGGTCGCTGTAGCAGGGCGCCTCGCGCCAGGCCGGTAGCAGATAGATGCGCTGCTCCGTTTCACCATTCTCGCGCGCTTCGGTAGCGTGGAGATTGATGCAGTTGGCGCAGCCATTGATCTGCGAGGCACGCAGTTTCACCAGTTCGGTGAGGCTGTGCTCGAGGCTGGCGGCGGCGGAGAGCTCGATCGAGGAACGCTGCCAGTTCTTCATCAGCGAAGGGGCGGCGGCGAAGAGGTCGATTTTTGCGGTCATGGTTGGCTTCCTTCTGTTGGTGCCGATCCCATGACGAGTGAGGGCTTGCTGGTGTGACATGCACGCCAGGATTTTTGTCCGCCATGCGCCGTTCCCGTCAGCTGCTCCAACTTGCGCGACATCTAATATAAGAGCAGAATTGAAGGCGTTTGAAGGAGAACGGCTCATAAGCAAATCGGGAGGAAACCATGAACACCATGAGCCTCACCACGCTTGATCGCGGCAAGACGACGGTCGACGCCGCAGCAATAGAAGCGCTTTCGGCACAATTGCGCGGCACACTGCTTCAGCAGGGGGACGCCGCTTACAACGAAGCCCGCACCGTGTGGAATGCCACGGTCGACCGGCGGCCCGGGCTGATTGTGTGTTGCGTCGGCGCCTCCGACGTCATTCGTGCCGTGAATTTCGCCAGGGAAAACAGGCTTCTCGTCTCCGTGCGCGGCGGCGGCCATAACATTGCCGGCAGCGCCGTCTGCGATGGCGGTCTGATGATCGATCTGTCGCCGATGAAGTCGGTGCGGGTCGATCCCGCCGCACGGCGGGCATGGGTCGGACCCGGCGCTACGCTTGCCGATGTCGACCGCGAAACGCAGGCCTTTGGGCTGGCGGTGCCGACCGGCATCAATTCGACCACCGGCATATCAGGCCTGACCCTGGGCGGCGGCTTTGGCTGGATCACCCGCAAATTCGGCCTGACCATCGACAATCTTGTTTCCGCCGATGTGGTCACCGCCGACGGCAAGCTGCTGCGCGCCAGCCAGACGGAAAATCCGGACCTGTTCTGGGCGTTGCGTGGCGGCGGCGGTAATTTCGGCATTGTCACGGCATTCGAGTTTCAACTCCACCAGATGGGTCCGCAGGTTCTGTCGGGGCTTGTCGTCCATCCTTTCGCCGATGCGGAGAAGGTGCTGGAGGAGTATCGCAAGGCGCTCGAAACGGCTCCCGACGAACTGACCTGTTGGGTGGTGATGCGGCAAGCGCCGCCGCTGCCTTTCCTGCCGGCTGAGTGGCATGGCAAGGATGTTCTGGTGCTGGCCATGTGCTATTGCGGCGATCTCCAGGCAGGTGAAAAGGCGACGAAGAAGCTTCGCGCCATCGGCTCGCCGATTGCCGATGTCGTCGGCCCCAACCCGTTCACCGGCTGGCAGCAGGCATTCGACCCATTGCTCACCCCCGGCGCCCGCAACTACTGGAAGAGCCATGACTTCACCCAGCTTCCCGACAGGGCAGTTGAGATCGTCACCGAAGCGATACGTGAGCTTCCTGGCCCGGAATGCGAGATATTCATCGGCCACGTCGGCGGTGCGGCGGGCCGCGTGGAGCAGAACGCAACGGCGTTTCCGCAACGCAGCTCGCACTTCGTCATGAATGTTCATGCCCGCTGGCGCGAACCGGCAATGGACAGGGCCTGCATCGGTTGGGCACGCAGCCTCTATGAGGCGGCCAAGCCCTATGCTGCCGGCACGGCCTATGTGAACTTCATGCCTGAGGACGAGGTTGACCGGGTCGAAGCGGCCTATGGCGGCAATTACCAGCGGCTTCTGGAGATCAAGCAGCGCTATGACCCGCTGAACCTGTTCCGCATGAACCAGAATCTGCGGCCCAAACAAAGCCAGCGCGCCGCCTGAAGAGCCCGCATTACAGTGACAAAAAGCCCGCGCCTCCGCCATGGGCGCGGGCTTTCGCGTACTCTTCCGCGGCTCACTTCACAGGGGCTGCCACCGCGTAGGGCGCCTGGCCCTGTTCCCATCACCACATCATGAACGACGCGACATCCACATCCGAGACCTTGCCAGCACTCACATCGGCGATGGCCTGGTCGACGATGGCCACGCCTTCGGCCACTTCGTCTTCGGTCAGCGTCAGCGGCGGCATGAATTCGAGCACATTGGCCTTCAGCCCGACATAGGTGAAGGCGGCACCCAGTTCGTAGCCGCGATAGATGATCTTGGCCGTCGTCGTGGCAGCTACAGGCTCGCGTGTCGCGCGGTCTTTGACCAGGTCGACACCAATGGCGAGCCCGCGCCCGCGTACGTCGCCGATGATCTCGTGTTTTTCGCCGAGCGTCCGCAGCGCATCGGAAAAGAGTTTGCCGATCCGCGCCGAACGTTCGACCAGGCCTTCGCTCTCGATCGTCTTCAGCACCGCATTGCCGGCCGATGCCGCCACCGGATTGCCGGCGGTGGTCTGCAAGGCGAAGGCCGGCGCATGATCCATGATCGTCTTCGGCCCGATCACGGTCGACAGCGGCAGCCCGCCGCCAATACCCTTGCCGAAGACGACGAGGTCCGGCGTCAGCCCTTCGTGCTGGAAGCAGTGCATCATGCCGCTGCGGGCGAGCCCGACCTTGACCTCGTCGACGACGATTTTTATGCCGTGCCTACGGCAGCGCTCCTGCAACGCTTTGAGAAACCCGGCGGCGGCACGATCAGCCCACCATCCGACATCAGCGGCTCGATAAACACGGCCGCGACCTGATGCGGCGGGCAGGTGGTCTCGAACTGGTAGTCGAGCAGCGCGAGCACCTGCTCGCCGCTAAAGGTCGGGCGGAACGGATCGGGGTAGGGCAACAGCACCACGCCAGGCCGCGGCAGCGTATGCGTCATGGCGGTGTGCCCGCTGATGCCCATCGAGCCCGAAAGGTTACCGTGATAGGAGCCGATAAAGGAGATGAAGCGCGACCGGCCGGTGGCTGCCTGCAGCACGCGCACCGCGCAATCATTGGCGTCAGAGCCGGAATGGCCGAACCAGACACGCCGTTCGCCGTCTCCAGGGGTGATTGCCAGCAACCGTTCGGCCAGCGATACCGCCGGCTCGTTCGGATAGAGCAGCAGGCTGGCGCCCGCCATGTCGCGGATCGAGGCTTCGACCGCTTCGACGATGGCCGGATGGCCGTAGCCGAGCACTGCCGGGCCGGCCGATCCCGACAGGTCGAGCAGCGAGCGGCCGCCTTCCTCGATCAGCCTATTGCCCCGGCCGCCGACGACGCTGAGCGGCGAGAAGCGCAGCTTGCCGATCTGCGCGATGGTCACGGCGTCGCGCTCGCGCAGGCTGAGATTGCTCACGGGATCGCCTCCGCCTGTGCCGGCAGCGCCGCCGCCAGCCGATCCGCCCATTCCTCGATGCCGGACCTTGTCGACAAAAGGTCCTGCCGGATCTCGACGAGGACGGCGGGGATGCCGCGGTCGTCGCCATGGACGGGCACGGCATAATCGGCGTCGCGACTGATGACATAGGGCACGTTGGCCGCGACGTTGAGCGTCGCGTCCGTGCGCAGGCCCAACAGGATCGCTTCGGCGAGATCGGCCGTATGCCCGTGCAGCACGCCCGCATGCCATGGCCTGGCAACACTCAGGAAGACCGGCGTGAAGGAGTGGATCGTCACGATCCGCGTCGGCCTGCCTTCGGCCTCGCGGCGATCGAGATGTTCGGCGACCTGGTCATGGAACGGCGAAAACATGATTCTCGCGCGCCGGTCCCGTTCCACGGCATCGATGCCGACATTGCCGGGAATGTCGGTGTCTTCCGATAGGACCGGAATGCTGCCGGAGGTGCCGAGTGGCCGGTTGAGGTCGATCAGCAGCCGCGAATAGCCGCTGAGGAAGGCCGCTGCATCGAGCCGTGCCGACAACAGCCGCGTCACCTCCGCGGCGCCGATATCCCAGGCGATGTGGCGCTGCAGATGGCTGGCATCGAGACCGAGCCGCCGATACTCGACCGGTATGTGGTTGGAGGCATGCTCGCACAACAGGACGATATCCGAGCGGCCATGCTCATTGAGAACCTCGACGGCGTCGGGCCAATCTTTTTGAGGGAGCAGGTCTTTTTCAGTCTGCGCAGTCATCAATAAAGCGTCCGGTAGAGATCGCAGATGGCTGCCGGATCGAGGCCGGCCAGCCGCTCGGCCTCATGCTGCTTCAGGCCGACGAAGGTCTCGATGAAGATTGGCGCGAACCATCCGGTGACGATCTTGTCGGCGAGAAGCGCGTCCAGCGCCGCCGGCAAGGTCTCCGGCAGCCGCACCAGACCGAGCTTCGCCCGTTCCGCCTCGCTCATCAGCGTCGGGTCGCCGGTGACCAGCGGCGGTGATGGTAGCTCCGCCTTCAGCCCTTCCAGCCCGGCGCGGATAATCGCTGCCAGCGACAGATAGGGATTGCCGGTGGCGTCGGCCGCCCGGTATTCGACATTGTACTGCCGTGCCGGATCGCGTCCGCCGATCGTCACCGTCGGGCAGATACGCAAGGACGCTTCGCGGTCGCGGTCGGCGAGCCAGGTGTAGGACGAACTCCAGCTATGCGGCTTCAGCCGGTAGAAGGACGACACGCTCGACGCCGTCATGGCGGTGATCGCCGGCAGATGGCGCAGCACGCCGGCACAGAAGGCTCCGGCCTTGGCGGACAGGCCACCAGGTTGCGCCGCATCGTATGTCACCGGCTTGCCGGCCGCGTCGACGAAGCTGAAATG contains these protein-coding regions:
- a CDS encoding short-chain dehydrogenase/reductase SDR, translated to MKDFDGKVALVTGTTGIALATARRLAQGGAAIIACGIDRAANAAMQESLAKAGASALVQTVDVSVSDQVRDAVAAGVARFGGIDVIVNSAAVHPYGTATTTDWETWNRAMTVNVGSIYLTAHFGIPEMIKRGGGAIVNVASVQGFACQQNVAAYATTKGAIHTLTRSLALDYAASGIRVNSVSPGSIRTPILEKAARGDSGSDADVEEAYRRFGAAHPLGRIGEPEEVAELIAFLCSSKAGFCTGADYKIDGGLTAGIGVK
- a CDS encoding mannonate dehydratase → MEQCWRWYGPDDPVTLDHVRQAGATGVVSALHHIYDGRAWPEADVLERKRIIEAAGLTWSVVESIPVHNSFKIGAPERERYAGYYRDSIRTLAKAGIKTICYNFMPVVDWTRTDLMYRLPTTGYALRFDAIDFAAYDLFVLQRKDGAASYTPARIAEAEKRLKALTSEQVDQIERNLIAGLPATERKYDRDSFREALAEYDGIGPKELRDNLAWFLREIIPVAQEEGVRMCIHPDDPPFSLYGLPRVVSTAQDARFILDAVDSPANGLTFCTGSYGTRADNDIVAMVKEFADRIHFVHLRNITIEEDGSFYEAEHLEGGTDMAHVILALMQEEARRRKEGRADWRIPMRPDHGHLLADDIGKKKINPGYSLIGRLKGLAELRGIMRAVEKFGLA
- a CDS encoding RNA polymerase sigma factor SigJ, coding for MTSSAPDDAAAGFGPLRHKLMRVAYRMLGSVSDAEDAVQEAFIRWMKADRAAVREPEAFLRRTVTRLCLDQLKSARRQRETYVGPWLPDPLVEEDEVEDVTLPLMLVLERLSPLERAAFLLHDVFGLGFDEVAAAIERDPAACRQLAARARGHVREARPRFTVEGQRGLELAEAFFAASRSGDMKALGTMLTTDVIAHADGGGKRPAATQPALGFDAVMAQYERVAAWLRTHASKLVRVGFINGLPGFVTLEADGEFQTTALDIEDGKIAAIYVVRNPDKLRHLH
- a CDS encoding alkylhydroperoxidase, whose translation is MTAKIDLFAAAPSLMKNWQRSSIELSAAASLEHSLTELVKLRASQINGCANCINLHATEARENGETEQRIYLLPAWREAPCYSDRERAALAWTEALTRLSEDTGRAGAYEELKAHFTEEEQIKLTLTINIINAWNRIAVGFGLYADPAAVKAARVAAA
- a CDS encoding oxidoreductase; translation: MNTMSLTTLDRGKTTVDAAAIEALSAQLRGTLLQQGDAAYNEARTVWNATVDRRPGLIVCCVGASDVIRAVNFARENRLLVSVRGGGHNIAGSAVCDGGLMIDLSPMKSVRVDPAARRAWVGPGATLADVDRETQAFGLAVPTGINSTTGISGLTLGGGFGWITRKFGLTIDNLVSADVVTADGKLLRASQTENPDLFWALRGGGGNFGIVTAFEFQLHQMGPQVLSGLVVHPFADAEKVLEEYRKALETAPDELTCWVVMRQAPPLPFLPAEWHGKDVLVLAMCYCGDLQAGEKATKKLRAIGSPIADVVGPNPFTGWQQAFDPLLTPGARNYWKSHDFTQLPDRAVEIVTEAIRELPGPECEIFIGHVGGAAGRVEQNATAFPQRSSHFVMNVHARWREPAMDRACIGWARSLYEAAKPYAAGTAYVNFMPEDEVDRVEAAYGGNYQRLLEIKQRYDPLNLFRMNQNLRPKQSQRAA
- a CDS encoding class III aminotransferase yields the protein MQERCRRHGIKIVVDEVKVGLARSGMMHCFQHEGLTPDLVVFGKGIGGGLPLSTVIGPKTIMDHAPAFALQTTAGNPVAASAGNAVLKTIESEGLVERSARIGKLFSDALRTLGEKHEIIGDVRGRGLAIGVDLVKDRATREPVAATTTAKIIYRGYELGAAFTYVGLKANVLEFMPPLTLTEDEVAEGVAIVDQAIADVSAGKVSDVDVASFMMW
- a CDS encoding class III aminotransferase is translated as MSNLSLRERDAVTIAQIGKLRFSPLSVVGGRGNRLIEEGGRSLLDLSGSAGPAVLGYGHPAIVEAVEASIRDMAGASLLLYPNEPAVSLAERLLAITPGDGERRVWFGHSGSDANDCAVRVLQAATGRSRFISFIGSYHGNLSGSMGISGHTAMTHTLPRPGVVLLPYPDPFRPTFSGEQVLALLDYQFETTCPPHQVAAVFIEPLMSDGGLIVPPPGFSKRCRSAAVGTA
- a CDS encoding N-formylglutamate amidohydrolase, which gives rise to MTAQTEKDLLPQKDWPDAVEVLNEHGRSDIVLLCEHASNHIPVEYRRLGLDASHLQRHIAWDIGAAEVTRLLSARLDAAAFLSGYSRLLIDLNRPLGTSGSIPVLSEDTDIPGNVGIDAVERDRRARIMFSPFHDQVAEHLDRREAEGRPTRIVTIHSFTPVFLSVARPWHAGVLHGHTADLAEAILLGLRTDATLNVAANVPYVISRDADYAVPVHGDDRGIPAVLVEIRQDLLSTRSGIEEWADRLAAALPAQAEAIP